A portion of the Blastochloris tepida genome contains these proteins:
- the glgX gene encoding glycogen debranching protein GlgX, whose protein sequence is MTPKRPPSPGLPPGRLGATFDADAAGVHFAVQSHHASRVTLCLFDAEGREEIGRVPMARDGDIHHAYVAGLKEGARYGLRAEGPFDPHRGFFFNPAKLLVDPYAVELDRRVVLAPSMRAHADEIGTISEVDSANDVPKAVLRAPPGPLRTPRPVIAPERRVIYEVLVRGFTMRHPDVPLAKRGTIAALAEPAILDHLKTLGVTTIELMPITAWIDERHLVPLGLTNAWGYSPIAFMAPDPRLAPGGLKEIRQTVEALHAAGFEVLLDMVFNHTGESDILGPSLSLRGLDGPTYFRLADDGELVNDTGCGNTLACDRPATLRLVVDSLRHWVLQAGVDGFRFDLAATLGRRADGFDPNHPLLAAIAADDVLGERVLIAEPWDVGPGGYQLGRFPKPFHEWNDRFRDDVRRFWRGDAGLTGLLATRLAGSSDVFQSSGRGPASGINFIACHDGFSLADTVAYERKHNLANGEGNRDGTDANNSWNNGVEGPTDDPAILARRRRDVRALLATLFVSRGTPMITAGDEFGRTQGGNNNAYAQDNATTWLDWQSADRELIAFTARLAAARSAHPALRENRFLTGRAIEPGGAPDVIWLAPSGLAMTTPEWQASDNRVLGLMLATADGLEPASRVVLWINGGSSDVAVVLPDAERERVWRELFDSAAAADASAPDVEGLSTTTVAARSVRLFAAVADAAPAPVRARRRAGVDPNVLGELAEAAGVERDWWGLDGIGRRASPDTLRAILAGMGFAVASTAQARESLAFLHARAAGAPRHAAPCHLPPALADDHKLYGLAAHLYALRHDGDAGIGDFETLGRIAESAGRMGAALVGVNPFHALFATDRSRASPYHPCDRRFLDPLYIDVACLPRMFESEAAQAALDAHAGAIAALAGGRHVDYPAVARIKDAVLRAAFETFDQRAETGRLPQALAVEYTRFVAEGGEALAGFALFQAIARAAGTTDRARWPAGLDSITGPGIAQARRDHAREIRFVLFEQWLADRQLARAAARGKASGLTLGLYRDLAVGSAPDGAETWTAPADFVSGVSVGAPPDPFSAAGQNWCVPPLNPFRLAETGCAAFRGLVAANMRHAGALRIDHAMSLTRLFFVPDGATPLEGTYVRYPFEDMLGVLSDESRAAHCLMVGEDLGTVPWGFRERTTEADMLGMRILLFERDGADFRLPARYSRTSVASFGTHDLPTFGGWLKGRDIEVDFALGRIDATGAERRRQERRTEFARLASMLVAAGWPTEPAWFEADTPPPALLAALHGGLASAASGLVLVQADDVAGELDALNVPGTDREQPNWCRRIGLSVEALEASPAMQAVVAALKGRLAPGNAAAGDGGWPPGR, encoded by the coding sequence ATGACGCCAAAGCGTCCCCCATCGCCGGGCCTGCCGCCCGGGCGTCTCGGGGCGACGTTCGACGCCGATGCGGCGGGCGTTCATTTCGCCGTCCAGTCCCATCACGCCAGCCGCGTCACGCTCTGCCTGTTCGACGCCGAGGGCCGCGAGGAGATCGGCCGGGTGCCGATGGCGCGCGACGGCGACATCCACCACGCCTATGTCGCCGGGCTCAAGGAGGGCGCGCGCTACGGCCTGCGCGCCGAGGGCCCGTTCGACCCGCACCGCGGCTTCTTCTTCAATCCCGCCAAGCTCTTGGTCGATCCCTACGCCGTCGAGCTCGACCGCCGGGTGGTGCTGGCGCCGTCGATGCGCGCCCATGCCGACGAGATCGGCACGATCTCGGAGGTCGACAGCGCGAACGACGTGCCGAAGGCGGTGCTGCGCGCGCCGCCCGGGCCGCTGCGCACGCCGCGGCCGGTGATCGCGCCCGAGCGGCGGGTGATCTACGAGGTGCTGGTGCGCGGCTTCACCATGCGCCACCCCGATGTGCCGCTGGCCAAGCGCGGCACCATCGCCGCGCTGGCGGAGCCGGCGATCCTCGATCATCTCAAGACCCTCGGCGTCACCACCATCGAGCTGATGCCGATCACCGCCTGGATCGACGAGCGCCACCTCGTCCCGCTCGGCCTCACCAATGCCTGGGGCTACAGCCCGATCGCCTTTATGGCGCCCGATCCGCGCCTCGCCCCCGGCGGGCTCAAGGAGATCCGCCAGACCGTCGAGGCGCTGCACGCGGCGGGCTTCGAGGTGCTGCTCGACATGGTGTTCAACCACACCGGCGAGAGCGACATCCTCGGCCCCAGCCTGTCGCTGCGCGGACTCGACGGGCCGACCTATTTCCGGCTCGCCGACGATGGCGAACTGGTCAACGACACCGGCTGCGGCAACACGCTGGCCTGCGACCGCCCCGCCACGCTGCGCCTCGTTGTCGACAGCCTGCGCCACTGGGTGCTGCAGGCCGGCGTCGACGGCTTCCGCTTCGACCTCGCCGCCACGCTCGGCCGCCGCGCCGACGGCTTCGACCCCAACCATCCGCTGCTTGCCGCCATCGCCGCCGACGACGTGCTGGGCGAGCGCGTGCTGATCGCCGAGCCGTGGGATGTCGGTCCCGGCGGCTACCAGCTCGGGCGGTTCCCCAAGCCCTTCCACGAGTGGAACGACCGGTTCCGCGACGATGTGCGCCGGTTCTGGCGCGGCGATGCCGGCCTGACCGGCCTGCTCGCGACGCGGCTCGCGGGATCGTCCGACGTCTTCCAGTCGAGCGGGCGCGGCCCGGCGTCCGGCATCAACTTCATCGCCTGCCACGACGGCTTCTCGCTCGCCGACACCGTCGCCTATGAGAGGAAGCACAATCTCGCCAATGGCGAGGGCAACCGCGACGGCACCGACGCCAACAATTCCTGGAACAATGGCGTCGAGGGGCCGACCGACGATCCGGCGATCCTCGCCCGCCGCCGGCGCGACGTGCGGGCGCTGCTGGCGACGCTGTTCGTGTCGCGCGGCACGCCGATGATCACGGCCGGCGACGAGTTCGGCCGCACCCAGGGCGGCAACAACAATGCCTACGCCCAGGACAATGCCACGACCTGGCTCGACTGGCAGAGCGCCGACCGCGAGCTGATCGCCTTCACCGCCCGGCTGGCGGCGGCGCGCAGCGCCCACCCTGCGCTGCGCGAGAACCGCTTTCTCACCGGCCGCGCCATCGAGCCCGGCGGCGCGCCGGACGTGATCTGGCTCGCGCCCTCCGGCCTCGCCATGACCACGCCGGAGTGGCAGGCCTCCGACAACCGGGTGCTCGGCCTGATGCTCGCCACCGCCGACGGGCTGGAGCCGGCGAGCCGCGTCGTGCTGTGGATCAATGGCGGCTCCAGCGATGTCGCCGTCGTGCTGCCCGATGCCGAGCGGGAGCGGGTGTGGCGCGAGCTGTTCGACAGCGCCGCCGCCGCCGATGCGTCAGCCCCCGACGTCGAGGGGCTCTCCACCACCACGGTCGCCGCGCGTTCGGTGCGGCTGTTCGCGGCGGTCGCGGATGCGGCTCCGGCGCCGGTACGGGCCCGCCGCCGCGCCGGGGTCGATCCCAACGTGCTGGGCGAATTGGCCGAGGCGGCCGGCGTCGAGCGCGACTGGTGGGGCCTCGACGGCATCGGCCGGCGCGCCTCGCCCGACACGCTGCGCGCCATCCTCGCCGGCATGGGATTTGCCGTCGCCTCCACCGCCCAGGCCCGCGAGAGCCTCGCTTTTCTGCACGCCCGCGCCGCGGGCGCGCCGCGCCACGCGGCGCCCTGCCACCTGCCGCCGGCGCTGGCCGACGACCACAAGCTCTACGGCCTCGCCGCCCACCTCTACGCGCTGCGCCACGACGGCGATGCCGGCATCGGCGATTTCGAGACGCTGGGCCGCATCGCCGAGAGCGCCGGCCGGATGGGCGCAGCCCTGGTCGGCGTCAATCCGTTCCACGCGCTGTTCGCCACCGACCGCAGCCGGGCGAGCCCCTACCACCCCTGCGACCGGCGCTTCCTCGATCCGCTCTATATCGACGTGGCGTGCCTGCCGCGGATGTTCGAGTCCGAGGCGGCGCAGGCCGCGCTCGACGCCCATGCCGGGGCCATCGCCGCGCTGGCCGGCGGGCGCCACGTCGACTATCCGGCGGTGGCGCGGATCAAGGACGCGGTGCTGCGGGCGGCGTTCGAGACCTTCGACCAGCGCGCCGAGACCGGGCGGCTGCCGCAGGCGCTGGCGGTCGAATACACCCGGTTCGTCGCCGAGGGCGGCGAGGCGCTGGCCGGCTTCGCGCTGTTCCAGGCGATCGCCCGCGCCGCCGGCACCACCGACCGGGCGCGCTGGCCGGCCGGGCTCGACTCGATCACGGGCCCCGGCATCGCCCAGGCGCGGCGCGACCATGCCCGCGAGATCCGCTTCGTGCTGTTCGAGCAGTGGCTGGCCGACCGCCAGCTTGCCCGCGCCGCCGCCCGCGGCAAGGCGTCGGGCCTCACGCTTGGCCTCTATCGCGACCTCGCGGTGGGCTCGGCGCCCGACGGGGCCGAGACCTGGACGGCGCCCGCCGATTTCGTGTCGGGCGTCTCGGTCGGCGCGCCGCCCGATCCATTCTCGGCAGCCGGCCAGAACTGGTGCGTGCCGCCGCTCAACCCGTTCCGCCTTGCCGAGACCGGCTGCGCCGCCTTCCGCGGCCTCGTTGCCGCCAACATGCGCCACGCCGGGGCGCTGCGCATCGACCACGCGATGAGCCTGACGCGGCTGTTCTTCGTGCCGGACGGCGCGACGCCGCTGGAGGGCACCTATGTGCGCTATCCGTTCGAGGACATGCTCGGCGTGCTGTCCGACGAAAGCCGCGCCGCCCACTGCCTGATGGTCGGCGAGGATCTCGGCACCGTGCCGTGGGGCTTCCGCGAGCGCACCACCGAGGCCGACATGCTCGGCATGCGCATCCTGCTGTTCGAGCGCGACGGCGCCGACTTCCGGCTGCCAGCCCGCTATTCGCGCACCTCGGTAGCGAGCTTCGGCACCCACGATCTGCCGACCTTCGGCGGCTGGCTCAAAGGCCGCGACATCGAGGTCGATTTCGCGCTCGGCCGCATCGACGCGACCGGTGCCGAGCGGCGGCGGCAGGAGCGGCGGACCGAGTTCGCGCGGCTTGCCAGCATGTTGGTCGCCGCCGGCTGGCCGACCGAGCCGGCGTGGTTCGAGGCCGATACGCCGCCGCCGGCCCTGCTGGCGGCGCTGCATGGCGGGCTCGCCAGCGCGGCCTCGGGCCTGGTGCTGGTGCAGGCCGACGACGTCGCGGGCGAGCTCGACGCGCTCAACGTGCCGGGCACCGACCGCGAACAGCCGAACTGGTGCCGCCGCATCGGCCTCAGCGTCGAGGCGCTGGAAGCCTCACCGGCCATGCAGGCGGTGGTCGCGGCCCTCAAGGGGCGCCTCGCCCCGGGCAATGCCGCGGCCGGCGACGGCGGCTGGCCGCCGGGCCGGTGA
- a CDS encoding DUF2934 domain-containing protein codes for MAESKKSGSRKSAKAVSAAEATKAAAAPAPAKAAKPKAAAAKRTTKAAPAAAAPMVEPAPLVPVAEAQVIEAQIVEEKVVEEKVVETAAADAPNLAPAAEAAPRLEAASGATAPQAVTPEEKAAMIADAAYYRAQRRHFAPGYEQEDWYAAEQEIEALLAKRGVA; via the coding sequence ATGGCGGAAAGCAAGAAGTCGGGTTCCAGGAAGTCGGCGAAGGCGGTGTCTGCAGCCGAAGCGACGAAGGCCGCCGCAGCACCGGCGCCCGCCAAGGCGGCGAAGCCGAAAGCGGCTGCAGCCAAGCGCACCACGAAGGCGGCGCCTGCCGCCGCGGCGCCGATGGTGGAACCCGCGCCGCTTGTCCCGGTCGCCGAAGCGCAGGTCATCGAAGCGCAGATCGTCGAGGAGAAGGTGGTCGAGGAGAAGGTGGTCGAAACAGCGGCGGCCGATGCGCCCAATCTCGCGCCCGCGGCCGAGGCCGCGCCGCGCCTTGAGGCCGCATCCGGCGCCACGGCGCCGCAGGCGGTCACGCCCGAAGAGAAGGCGGCGATGATCGCCGACGCCGCCTATTACCGGGCGCAGCGCCGCCACTTTGCGCCGGGCTACGAGCAGGAGGACTGGTACGCCGCCGAGCAGGAGATCGAAGCCCTGCTCGCCAAACGCGGGGTGGCCTGA
- a CDS encoding ubiquinone biosynthesis hydroxylase, whose product MVETAKTTQHADIAIAGGGYAALALALALRQGLGPQAAVLVCDPVLARPSAGDGRASAIAAAGRRLLEALGVWARLAASAQPIREMTITDSRTGDAVRPALLTFAGEVEPGEPSAYIIENRVLHDALAAACRDAGLTLLARPVARAQDTGKDTGEAITAHLNDGSRVTARLLVAADGGRSHLRERAGIGIFNRDYGQSGIVATLGCERDHEGRAEEHFLPSGPFAFLPMTGQRGSIVWTETSEAAARYCRLPAELFLDEVARRLGHHLGALTLLEPPQAFPLRLMIAREFYRGRLVLVGDAAHIVHPIAGQGLNLGLRDVAALAESIVDAARLGLDIGGPDVLERYARWRRFDTFTMAAATDALIRLFSNDFDPLRLVRGIGLGVVDRMPGLKQVFVREASGFGGEVPRLLRGERI is encoded by the coding sequence ATGGTGGAGACTGCGAAGACCACGCAACACGCGGACATCGCCATCGCCGGCGGCGGTTATGCCGCGCTGGCGCTGGCGCTGGCGCTTCGACAGGGCCTGGGGCCGCAGGCGGCGGTTCTGGTGTGCGATCCCGTGCTGGCCCGCCCCTCCGCCGGCGACGGGCGGGCCTCGGCCATCGCCGCCGCCGGCCGGCGGCTGCTGGAGGCGCTGGGGGTGTGGGCGCGCCTTGCCGCGAGCGCCCAGCCGATTCGCGAGATGACGATCACCGACAGCCGCACCGGCGATGCCGTGCGGCCGGCGCTCCTGACCTTCGCCGGCGAGGTCGAGCCGGGCGAGCCGTCCGCCTACATCATCGAGAACCGCGTGCTGCACGACGCACTTGCCGCGGCGTGCCGGGACGCCGGCCTGACGCTGCTGGCGCGGCCGGTGGCGCGCGCGCAGGACACCGGCAAGGACACCGGCGAGGCGATCACCGCGCATCTGAACGACGGCAGTCGCGTCACCGCGCGCCTCCTCGTCGCCGCCGACGGCGGCCGCTCGCACCTGCGCGAGCGGGCGGGGATCGGCATCTTCAATCGCGACTACGGCCAGTCCGGCATTGTCGCGACGCTGGGCTGCGAGCGCGACCATGAGGGCCGGGCCGAAGAGCATTTCCTGCCCTCCGGGCCGTTCGCCTTCCTGCCGATGACCGGGCAGCGCGGCTCGATCGTGTGGACCGAGACGAGCGAGGCGGCGGCGCGCTACTGCCGGCTGCCGGCGGAGCTGTTCCTCGACGAGGTGGCGCGCCGGCTCGGCCACCATCTCGGCGCGCTCACGCTTCTCGAGCCGCCGCAGGCCTTCCCGCTGCGGCTGATGATCGCCCGCGAGTTCTACAGGGGCCGGCTGGTCCTGGTGGGCGATGCCGCCCACATCGTCCACCCCATCGCCGGCCAGGGCCTCAATCTCGGCCTGCGCGATGTCGCGGCCCTGGCCGAATCGATCGTCGATGCCGCGCGGCTCGGGCTCGACATCGGCGGGCCGGACGTGCTGGAGCGCTATGCGCGCTGGCGGCGGTTCGACACCTTCACCATGGCCGCCGCCACCGACGCGCTGATCCGCCTGTTCTCGAACGATTTCGACCCGCTGCGGCTGGTGCGCGGCATCGGGCTCGGCGTGGTGGACCGCATGCCGGGCCTCAAGCAGGTCTTCGTGCGCGAGGCCTCGGGCTTCGGCGGCGAGGTGCCGCGGCTCCTGCGCGGCGAGCGGATCTGA
- the tesB gene encoding acyl-CoA thioesterase II: MSAVVQELLDILDLERLEVNLFRGRSPQVGWQRVFGGQVIGQSLVAACRTVEDRMPHSLHAYFLLPGDPAVPIIYRVARIRDGKSFTTRQVNAIQHGQTIFATMVSFHADEEGFTHQMAMPVVPPPLDLPSEMDIKQRVLPMMPDPVRAYYERERPIELRPVEFGRYLGQRQAEGRFHIWLRITDTLPDDPVLHRCILAYASDLTLLDAALIPHGRTVFEKDILPASLDHALWFHRSFRIDDWLLYAHDSPNASGGRGLARGLVFSRDGQLVASVAQEGLVRQRRTD; encoded by the coding sequence ATGTCCGCCGTTGTGCAGGAACTGCTCGATATTCTCGACCTCGAACGGCTCGAGGTGAATCTGTTCCGCGGCCGCAGCCCGCAGGTCGGCTGGCAGCGGGTGTTCGGCGGCCAAGTGATCGGCCAGTCGCTGGTGGCGGCGTGTCGCACCGTCGAGGACCGGATGCCGCACTCGCTGCACGCCTATTTCCTGCTGCCCGGCGATCCGGCGGTGCCGATCATCTATCGCGTGGCGCGCATCCGCGACGGCAAGAGCTTCACCACGCGGCAGGTCAACGCCATCCAGCACGGCCAGACCATCTTCGCCACCATGGTGTCGTTCCACGCCGACGAGGAGGGCTTCACCCACCAGATGGCGATGCCGGTGGTGCCGCCGCCGCTCGACCTGCCGAGCGAGATGGACATCAAGCAGCGGGTGCTGCCGATGATGCCCGATCCGGTGCGCGCCTATTACGAGCGCGAGCGGCCGATCGAGCTTCGCCCGGTCGAGTTCGGCCGCTATCTCGGCCAGCGGCAGGCGGAGGGCCGCTTCCACATCTGGCTGCGCATCACCGACACGCTGCCGGACGATCCGGTGCTGCACCGCTGCATCCTCGCCTACGCCTCCGACCTGACGCTGCTCGATGCGGCGCTGATTCCGCACGGGCGCACGGTGTTCGAGAAGGACATCCTGCCCGCCTCGCTCGACCATGCGCTGTGGTTCCACCGGTCGTTCCGCATCGACGACTGGCTGCTCTACGCCCATGACAGCCCGAACGCCTCGGGCGGGCGCGGCCTTGCCCGCGGCCTGGTGTTCAGCCGCGACGGCCAGCTCGTCGCCTCGGTGGCGCAGGAAGGCCTGGTGCGCCAGCGCCGGACGGACTGA
- a CDS encoding P-II family nitrogen regulator, with product MKIVTAIIKPFKLDEVRDALTGIGVHGLTVTEVKGYGRQKGHTEIYRGAEYAVSFLPKLKIEVAVPTSQVDKVIDAITGAAKTGQIGDGKIFVYSLDHAVRIRTGETDTDAL from the coding sequence ATGAAAATCGTCACGGCGATCATCAAGCCGTTCAAGCTGGACGAGGTGCGCGATGCCCTCACCGGCATTGGCGTGCACGGCCTGACCGTCACCGAGGTGAAGGGCTACGGCCGCCAGAAGGGGCACACGGAAATATATCGGGGAGCCGAATACGCGGTCAGCTTCCTGCCCAAGCTCAAGATCGAGGTGGCCGTCCCCACCAGCCAGGTCGACAAGGTCATCGACGCCATCACCGGGGCGGCCAAGACCGGCCAGATCGGCGACGGCAAGATCTTTGTCTATTCGCTCGATCACGCCGTGCGCATCCGCACCGGCGAGACCGACACCGACGCTCTGTGA
- a CDS encoding ammonium transporter — translation MTVSMLRRALPALAVMLLTAGPALADGPKVDKGDTAWMLISTILVLLMTIPGLALFYGGLVRSKNMLSVLMQVFYCVCVACVMWALFGYSMTFTGDNPYFGGFSKVLLSGVTTESLAATFSVGVAIPELVYAAFQMTFAAITVALIVGAFAERMKFAAVALFVPLWLIFIYFPIAHMVWYWAGPDAVAAAAQAVHDAADETAKAAAQAKLDEVLADSGLIYQFGAIDFAGGTVVHINAGIAGFVACLLVGRRIGYGRELMSPNSLAMTMIGGALLWVGWFGFNAGSNLESNAYAGLAVMNTFVATAAAALAWMFVEWAVKGKASLLGIVTGAVAGLVAVTPAAGFAGPMGSIVLGVIAGVICFIFCSGVKNALGYDDALDVFGVHCVGGIVGAILTGVLVDPSLGGAGIVDYTACDPDGVCKTAAYDMTTQVWAQTKAVLVSLGWSGFGSLVLLKLIDWTVGLRVTADKEREGLDLVDHGERAYNL, via the coding sequence ATGACGGTCTCCATGCTGCGTCGGGCGCTTCCGGCTCTCGCCGTGATGCTCCTGACAGCCGGTCCGGCGCTGGCCGACGGACCGAAGGTGGACAAGGGCGATACCGCCTGGATGCTGATTTCCACCATCCTCGTCCTGCTGATGACCATTCCGGGCTTGGCGCTGTTCTATGGCGGTCTGGTCCGCTCCAAGAACATGCTGTCGGTGCTGATGCAGGTCTTCTACTGCGTCTGCGTCGCCTGCGTGATGTGGGCGCTGTTCGGCTATTCGATGACCTTCACCGGCGACAACCCCTACTTCGGCGGGTTCTCGAAGGTGCTGCTGTCGGGCGTGACCACCGAATCGCTCGCCGCCACCTTCTCGGTCGGCGTGGCGATCCCCGAACTGGTCTATGCCGCCTTCCAGATGACCTTCGCCGCCATCACCGTGGCGCTCATCGTCGGCGCCTTCGCCGAGCGCATGAAGTTCGCGGCCGTGGCGCTGTTCGTGCCGCTGTGGCTGATCTTCATCTACTTCCCGATCGCCCACATGGTCTGGTACTGGGCCGGCCCGGACGCGGTCGCCGCGGCTGCGCAGGCCGTCCACGACGCCGCCGATGAAACCGCCAAGGCTGCCGCCCAGGCCAAGCTCGACGAGGTCCTCGCCGACTCCGGCCTGATCTACCAGTTCGGCGCCATCGACTTCGCCGGCGGCACCGTGGTGCACATCAATGCCGGTATCGCCGGCTTCGTGGCGTGCCTCCTGGTCGGCCGCCGCATCGGCTACGGCCGCGAGCTGATGTCCCCGAACTCGCTGGCGATGACCATGATCGGCGGCGCGCTGCTGTGGGTCGGCTGGTTCGGCTTCAACGCCGGCTCGAACCTCGAGTCGAACGCCTATGCCGGCCTCGCGGTGATGAACACCTTCGTCGCCACCGCGGCGGCGGCGCTGGCCTGGATGTTCGTCGAATGGGCGGTCAAGGGTAAAGCCTCGCTGCTCGGCATCGTCACCGGCGCGGTCGCCGGCCTCGTCGCCGTCACCCCGGCCGCCGGCTTCGCCGGTCCGATGGGCTCGATCGTGCTCGGCGTCATCGCCGGCGTGATCTGCTTCATCTTCTGCTCGGGCGTGAAGAACGCGCTGGGCTATGACGATGCGCTGGACGTGTTCGGCGTGCACTGCGTCGGCGGCATCGTCGGCGCCATCCTGACCGGCGTGCTGGTCGACCCCAGCCTCGGCGGCGCCGGCATCGTCGACTACACGGCCTGCGACCCCGACGGCGTCTGCAAGACCGCGGCCTACGACATGACCACCCAGGTCTGGGCCCAGACCAAGGCGGTGCTGGTGTCGCTCGGCTGGTCGGGCTTCGGCTCGCTGGTCCTGCTCAAGCTGATCGACTGGACCGTCGGTCTGCGCGTCACCGCCGACAAGGAGCGCGAGGGCCTCGACCTCGTCGATCACGGCGAGCGCGCCTACAATCTCTGA
- a CDS encoding FtsK/SpoIIIE family DNA translocase — MQLIRRRWLADLLVEEVIPALRRFASQLAGLTILSAVLAMTLALATWSVNDPSINHATSVPARNLLGTPGAVVADLVMQLVGVAALALLIPVAVLGWRLVSGRSSSRERLRLVLWLAGTVLATAAAACLPAPATWPLPSGLGGIVGDAMLRAIAWIAGPLDAASRPVVATPLSIAALAAVLAASGLGFGRAADHAAAPAEERFVAEERDTASVSLGYLAHWFYAGRAALMRRLRRRPPPPALRPAPWLPPAEERREPEPPRPPVWADDGEPAAAAAAAVPPPARSPEVLAPSRGPARGIKTGRTRPAADAPPAHAPEAKFELPPVNLLAAPKGSGQPALSPAALQDTSRLLEGVLDDFGVRGGIIGAHPGPVVTLYELEPAPGIKSSRVIGLAEDIARSMSAISARVAVVPGRNVIGIELPNPKREKVLLRELLASPSFAETKDRLPLCLGKTIGGEPVVVDLARMPHLLIAGTTGSGKSVAINTMILSLLYRHPPKECRLIMVDPKMLELSVYDGIPHLLTPVVTDPKKAVVALKWAVREMEDRYKKMSKLGVRNIDGFNARVAEAAAKGQRIVRTVQTGFDKETGEAIYEREEMDCGPLPFIVVIVDEMADLMLVAGKDIEGAIQRLAQMARAAGIHLVMATQRPSVDVITGTIKANFPTRISFQVTSKIDSRTILGEQGAEQLLGQGDMLYMAGGGRISRVHGPFVSDAEVERIVAHLKAQGAPDYLDAVTAADDEEGEDGAVFDKTAMGGEGGGDLYSQAVEVVVRDRKASTSYIQRRLQIGYNRAASLMERMEKEGIVGPANHAGKREILIEADNDSGY, encoded by the coding sequence ATGCAGTTGATCCGGCGCCGGTGGCTGGCGGATCTCCTGGTCGAGGAGGTGATCCCGGCGTTGCGCCGGTTTGCGTCGCAGCTCGCCGGCCTGACGATTCTGTCGGCCGTGCTGGCGATGACCCTCGCTTTGGCCACCTGGTCGGTCAACGACCCGTCGATCAACCACGCCACCAGCGTCCCGGCGCGGAACCTGCTCGGCACGCCGGGCGCCGTCGTCGCCGATCTGGTGATGCAGCTCGTCGGCGTTGCCGCCCTGGCGCTGCTGATTCCCGTCGCCGTGCTGGGCTGGCGGCTGGTGTCGGGCCGGTCCTCGTCGCGCGAGCGGCTGCGGCTCGTCCTGTGGCTCGCGGGCACGGTGCTGGCGACCGCCGCGGCGGCCTGCCTGCCGGCGCCGGCCACCTGGCCGCTGCCCTCGGGCCTCGGCGGCATCGTCGGCGATGCTATGCTGCGCGCGATCGCCTGGATCGCCGGGCCGCTCGACGCGGCGAGCCGCCCAGTGGTGGCGACGCCGCTGTCGATCGCCGCCCTCGCCGCCGTGCTCGCCGCCTCGGGCCTCGGCTTCGGCCGCGCCGCCGATCATGCCGCCGCGCCGGCCGAGGAGCGATTCGTCGCCGAGGAGCGCGACACCGCGTCCGTCTCGCTCGGCTATCTCGCCCACTGGTTCTATGCCGGCCGCGCCGCGCTGATGCGCCGGCTGCGCCGCCGTCCGCCGCCGCCCGCACTGCGGCCCGCGCCATGGCTGCCGCCGGCCGAGGAGCGGCGCGAGCCGGAGCCGCCCCGCCCGCCGGTGTGGGCCGATGACGGCGAACCTGCCGCTGCTGCCGCCGCCGCCGTCCCGCCGCCGGCACGTTCCCCCGAGGTGCTGGCGCCGAGCCGCGGGCCGGCGCGCGGCATCAAGACCGGCCGCACCCGCCCGGCTGCGGACGCGCCGCCGGCGCACGCACCCGAGGCGAAATTCGAGCTGCCGCCGGTCAATCTGCTCGCCGCGCCGAAGGGCTCCGGCCAGCCGGCGCTGAGCCCGGCGGCGCTACAGGACACCTCGCGCCTGCTCGAAGGCGTGCTCGACGATTTCGGCGTGCGCGGCGGCATCATCGGAGCCCATCCCGGCCCGGTGGTGACGCTCTACGAGCTGGAGCCGGCGCCCGGCATCAAGTCGAGCCGCGTCATCGGCCTCGCCGAGGACATCGCCCGCTCGATGAGCGCGATCTCCGCCCGTGTCGCGGTGGTGCCCGGCCGCAACGTGATCGGCATCGAGCTGCCCAATCCCAAGCGCGAGAAGGTGCTGTTGCGCGAGCTCCTGGCCTCGCCCTCCTTCGCCGAGACCAAGGACCGCCTGCCGTTGTGTCTGGGCAAGACCATCGGCGGCGAGCCGGTGGTGGTCGATCTCGCCCGCATGCCGCATCTCCTGATCGCCGGCACCACCGGCTCGGGCAAGTCGGTGGCGATCAACACCATGATTCTCAGCCTGCTCTACCGGCATCCGCCCAAGGAATGCCGGCTGATCATGGTCGATCCCAAGATGCTGGAACTGTCGGTCTATGACGGCATCCCGCATCTGCTGACACCGGTGGTCACCGACCCCAAGAAGGCGGTGGTGGCGCTGAAATGGGCGGTCCGCGAGATGGAGGACCGCTACAAGAAGATGTCCAAGCTCGGCGTGCGCAACATCGACGGCTTCAACGCCCGCGTCGCCGAGGCCGCCGCCAAGGGCCAGCGCATCGTGCGCACGGTGCAGACCGGCTTCGACAAGGAGACCGGCGAGGCGATCTACGAGCGCGAGGAGATGGATTGCGGGCCGCTGCCGTTCATCGTCGTCATCGTCGACGAGATGGCCGACCTGATGCTGGTGGCCGGCAAGGACATCGAGGGCGCGATCCAGCGCCTCGCCCAGATGGCGCGTGCCGCCGGCATCCATCTGGTGATGGCCACCCAGCGCCCCTCGGTCGACGTCATCACCGGCACCATCAAGGCCAATTTCCCGACCCGCATCTCCTTCCAGGTCACCTCGAAGATCGACAGCCGCACCATCCTCGGCGAGCAGGGCGCCGAGCAGCTGCTCGGCCAGGGCGACATGCTCTACATGGCCGGCGGCGGGCGCATCAGCCGCGTCCACGGCCCGTTCGTCTCCGACGCCGAGGTCGAGCGCATCGTCGCCCACCTCAAGGCGCAGGGCGCGCCGGACTATCTCGATGCCGTCACGGCGGCGGACGACGAGGAGGGCGAGGACGGCGCGGTGTTCGACAAGACGGCGATGGGCGGCGAAGGCGGCGGCGACCTCTATTCCCAGGCGGTGGAGGTGGTGGTGCGCGACCGCAAGGCCTCGACCTCCTACATCCAGCGCCGGCTGCAGATCGGCTACAATCGCGCCGCCTCGCTGATGGAGCGGATGGAGAAGGAAGGCATCGTCGGCCCCGCCAACCATGCCGGCAAGCGCGAGATCCTGATCGAAGCCGACAACGACAGCGGCTATTGA